DNA sequence from the Verrucomicrobiia bacterium genome:
GATAACGCTGGATCATCGACAATGTGCGATTCACGAGATTACCAAGATCGTTCGCCAGGTCAGCGTTATACCGTTGCTCCACCCGCGCCCATGAAAAATCGCCGTCTCCATTGAACGGGACTTCACGCATGAAATAATATCGCAACACGTCCGCGCTGTACCTCTCCAGGGCCTGCGACGGCTCGATCATATTACCAAGCGTCTTGCTGATTTTCTCACCGTCAATGGTAACGAAACCATGCGCAAACACCATCTTGGGCAATGGCAGCCCCAGGGCCAACAGCATCGCCGGCCAAATCGTGCAATGAAAACGCGTAATGTCCTTGCCGATGATGTGTACATCCGCCGGCCACCAATGCTGAAATTTCGCTTCATCGCTACCGTAACCGATGGCACTGACGTAATTCGTAAGCGCGTCCGGCCATATCCAAATGGTCTGTTTCGGGTTGACCGGGCTGGGCACACCCCATCGAACGTTGCTACGGGTAAAACTGACATCCTGTAAGCCTTCCCGGATAAGGCCGAGAATCTCGTTTCGGCGAATCACCGGCTCGATCCGGAACTCGGCCGTCTCGATCAACTTCTGCAATTGCTCTTGAAAAGCGCTGAGTTTGAAGAAGAGATTCCTCTCCTTCACTCGCTCGAGCGAGCGCTTGTGGATGGGACATTGTCCATCCGGTGCATCCTTCTCGGTATAGTAATTTTCGCAACTGGGGCAGTACATTCCCTCATAGTCGCCTTCGTACAAATACCCCGTCTTGACGAGTCGCTCGAACAGCAGTTGCACAGCCGCTTCGTGCTGCGGATCGGTCGTGCGCAGGAAACCGTCGTACGAAATGCCCAGTTTCGCCCACGCTTCGGTGAAGGCAGGAATCATTCGCTCACAATACTCACGCGGAGAGAGACCTTCCTTTTCCGCTTGCCGCTGCACATTGAGGCTGTGCTCGTCCGTACCGGTGAGGAAAAATACATCGTCACCGGACAGCCGATGGTAGCGCGCAGCCACATCCGCCCCGATCTTTTCCAACGCGTGCCCGATGTGCGGGCGCGCATTGATATAATCAATAGCTGTGGTGACGTAAAATTTCATCGGCGCGAGATATTCGCAGTTTGACGCAACCGAGTCAACCGTCTCACTTCCCGCCGAGCCGCTCCAGTAAGGTCACGACGGCGAGAATGCAGATGGCCTGGACGATCACGATCAGCGCGGCGGTCATTTCCGACCACAGCAGGATGGTCGCCCCGAGGCCAAGGGTCAGCGTGATCAGATAGATCAGCGTTACCGCCCAACTTTGCGGCAGGCCGAGCCGCACCAGCCGATGGGAAATGTGGTTCACGTCGCCTTGATAGATTGGCTGACCACCGCGCAACCGAATCCACGTCACCATGACGAGATCAAATAACGGCACTGCCAGCACCAACAGCGGAATCAACACTGGCAAGAGTGTAGGCGTTGTCCCGTGGTGATAGAACGTGACGCAAATCGGCAGGACCGCCAGCATATAGCCCACGAAGTGACTACCCGCGTCCCCGAGAAAAATCGTCGCGGGCTTGAAGTTATGCGGCAGGAAACCCAGCAATGCGCCTGCGAGCGCCAGCGCGATGAGACAGACGAAATACTGGTGCTGAATCCCCGCAATAAGCCCAAAGAGTGCCGCGCAGACCAGCCCGATGCCCGCGCACAGCCCGTCCATGTTATCGAGAAAGTTCATCGCGTTGGTGATGGTCACGATCCACAACACCGTTAACACATAACTCACGAACGTGTTGTGAATGAAAACCGTGGCCCGGATCCCCGCCAGTGCCACCAATAGCGCAATGACGATTTGCGCGATCAATTTCGTCC
Encoded proteins:
- the metG gene encoding methionine--tRNA ligase is translated as MKFYVTTAIDYINARPHIGHALEKIGADVAARYHRLSGDDVFFLTGTDEHSLNVQRQAEKEGLSPREYCERMIPAFTEAWAKLGISYDGFLRTTDPQHEAAVQLLFERLVKTGYLYEGDYEGMYCPSCENYYTEKDAPDGQCPIHKRSLERVKERNLFFKLSAFQEQLQKLIETAEFRIEPVIRRNEILGLIREGLQDVSFTRSNVRWGVPSPVNPKQTIWIWPDALTNYVSAIGYGSDEAKFQHWWPADVHIIGKDITRFHCTIWPAMLLALGLPLPKMVFAHGFVTIDGEKISKTLGNMIEPSQALERYSADVLRYYFMREVPFNGDGDFSWARVEQRYNADLANDLGNLVNRTLSMIQRYRDGVVPTAADADLKADGEKATAAYRAAMAELNFSTALEHVWGFVTRANRYVEETKPWALAKDPAQATRLDSVLYNLAESTRLISLLVTPFMPTIAHQIRVQLGATEKLQVLSEEIVWGRLAPGTKIGQIAPLFPKRT
- a CDS encoding MraY family glycosyltransferase is translated as MHWLLVYFYVFDVSFGLALLLTPLFKRLSIQWNYIDQPDRERKIHTEAMPLLGGAAVFCAFAANVVFNYLFLLPLASRVDLPFVEMPDVKMYLDGAFSVWPKLLVIVLGGGLMVALGMYDDKYEIKARTKLIAQIVIALLVALAGIRATVFIHNTFVSYVLTVLWIVTITNAMNFLDNMDGLCAGIGLVCAALFGLIAGIQHQYFVCLIALALAGALLGFLPHNFKPATIFLGDAGSHFVGYMLAVLPICVTFYHHGTTPTLLPVLIPLLVLAVPLFDLVMVTWIRLRGGQPIYQGDVNHISHRLVRLGLPQSWAVTLIYLITLTLGLGATILLWSEMTAALIVIVQAICILAVVTLLERLGGK